ACGGGTCCGCTTTTTAAAGAACGTCAACGCAATGTAGGTGAGTTAAACGGTTATATTGAAGAGACGTTATCCGGACAACGGATTATTAAGGCTTTTTCACAAGAGGAGCGGGTCATCACTGGCTTTCATGAGCGCAACGAGCGAATTATGCTCTCTGGATATTGGGCACAGTCGATTTCTGGCTTCATTCCTAAGCTGATGAATGGACTTAATAATCTGAGCTTTGCTATTGTTGCTGGAGTCGGTGGTTTGCTAGCGATTCGCGGGGCGATTACGGTCGGAGTGATTATCGTATTTGTTGAATACACGCGTCAATTTACTCGTCCGCTTAATGATTTAGCGAATCAGTGGAATACGCTGCTGTCGGCGGTTGCGGGAGCGGAAAGAGTATTTGAAGTGCTGGACGAAGAGACGGAAGCGAAAGATGAAGGTGCAGCCACTTCGCTTGATAAAGTTGAGGGTGCGGTGAAGTTCGAAAATGTATCTTTTTCATACGACGGAGGATCTAACACGCTGCATGATATTAGCTTTGAAGCGAAGCCTGGCGAAATGATCGCCTTAGTGGGACCTACCGGTGCCGGCAAAACAACACTTATCGGGCTGTTATCCCGTTTCTATGATCCTAATCAGGGTAAGATTACGCTGGATGGCTTAGATGTCACTTCGATTCGGCGTGAAAGCCTGAGGAGCCATATGGCGTTTGTATTGCAGGATTCTTTTTTGTTCAAGGGCAGCATCCGCGATAATATTCGTTACGGGAGACTGGATGCTACCGATGAAGAGGTCGAAGCGGCGGCCAAGCTGGCTAACGCTCATTCTTTTATTATCCGCATGCCTGAGGGATATGATCGGATGCTCTCAGCAGATGGAAGCGGCATAAGCCAAGGACAGAAGCAATTGCTATCCATTGCAAGGGCCATTCTTGCCAACCCTTCCATGCTTGTCCTTGATGAAGCGACTAGCAGTATCGATACAGTGACTGAAATCAAGATCCAGGAGGGACTTCAGGCGCTGATGAAGGGACGGACCAGCTTCGTAATTGCCCATAGATTAGGTACTATCCGCGCAGCTGACCGAATTCTTGTTCTTCAAGGGGGCAGATTATTGCAGCAGGGCTCTCATGAGGCGTTGTTGAAGCAAGGAGGCCTGTACAGCGAGTTGGTGCAGGGTGGCCGGAGAGCGGCGCTTGATAAAGCTGACCATTAAGCTGTGCATAAAAAGGCGAGAGTTTTCACGGAGTCGCAAGTTGCGTCTCTGAAAACTCTCGCCTTTATGTATTGTGTGGGTATTAGATTTCGATTTAACCTTTTATGAGCTGAATTCCATTGTACAAAGTACAATGAGGGGGTGATTTAGCAGCTTAGGAGATCGTTTCCTGCGCTGCAGCTTGTTTCGCTTTTTGCTTCTCCTTGAACCGAGGGCCAACATAATTGCGTTTGCGATCTCTTGTTAGAATCCATCCGCCAAGGAAGGTCATACCAGCTGCAAAAAGTAACAGTCCACCACCGAAATGCAGCCAAGCGAAATCCGGCACGACGGTGTCGTCGCCATGCATGGATATGTAATTAAAAATATCGTCTTTCATCATTAAGAAGCCCTTCATTGCAATTAAACCAGGAAACACAAGAATAAGGATGGCAATGAAGCGTGAAATTAACAGTTTCATAAGTGTCTCCTACCCCTCTTAACCCATTGGATTCATCCATATGATAACGCTTTAGTAAGAAAAAGTCCATTTGGATATGACGTTTATAAGTTTTGTAATACTCTGAAAAGAGAGTACAATATACATTGTAAAATGAACTTACGTGTAATGACTGGAGGATACATATCATGACAATTTCATGTGACGTGGCCATACTTGGCGGAGGAACCGGGGGATATGTGGCGGCCATTCGCGCTGCACAGCTTGGAAAGTCCGTCGTCGTCATCGAGATGGACAAACTGGGAGGAACCTGCCTGCACCGTGGCTGCATTCCAAGCAAATCGCTACTCCGAAGCGCTGAGGTATATGCTGAAATCAATGAGAGCG
This window of the Paenibacillus sp. FSL R10-2734 genome carries:
- a CDS encoding DUF2627 domain-containing protein, with protein sequence MKLLISRFIAILILVFPGLIAMKGFLMMKDDIFNYISMHGDDTVVPDFAWLHFGGGLLLFAAGMTFLGGWILTRDRKRNYVGPRFKEKQKAKQAAAQETIS
- a CDS encoding ABC transporter ATP-binding protein: MFKALLEPFRHPKPVIELGAGRSLGSAAGGKPKAKAKDWAGTLMRIWSYLAERKAKLFLVLLMVVFSSALALLGPYMIGKAVDDYLEGTGGRSWTIFLISLASVYIFYSLTSWLQNIWMIEIAQETVFRMRTELFSHLHRLPISFFNRRQQGEIMSRLTNDIENVSSTLNSSAIQIFSSVLTLLGTVGVMLWLSPLLTLLTFMVVPLMLFGMRWITRRTGPLFKERQRNVGELNGYIEETLSGQRIIKAFSQEERVITGFHERNERIMLSGYWAQSISGFIPKLMNGLNNLSFAIVAGVGGLLAIRGAITVGVIIVFVEYTRQFTRPLNDLANQWNTLLSAVAGAERVFEVLDEETEAKDEGAATSLDKVEGAVKFENVSFSYDGGSNTLHDISFEAKPGEMIALVGPTGAGKTTLIGLLSRFYDPNQGKITLDGLDVTSIRRESLRSHMAFVLQDSFLFKGSIRDNIRYGRLDATDEEVEAAAKLANAHSFIIRMPEGYDRMLSADGSGISQGQKQLLSIARAILANPSMLVLDEATSSIDTVTEIKIQEGLQALMKGRTSFVIAHRLGTIRAADRILVLQGGRLLQQGSHEALLKQGGLYSELVQGGRRAALDKADH